A genome region from Ignavibacteriota bacterium includes the following:
- the rho gene encoding transcription termination factor Rho, with the protein MQQHQQQSQPKMSPFPFSGILELDTRGGGAVRTRSLTLQPQPGDVMVTARQVRDNNLRAGSVLEGLARQGRNPNPIMEELHTVNGLAPGAWVALPDFTSHDVISPYEWIKLEGRDDSVAGRLGDRPMRVVDLFCPIGKGQRALIVSPPKAGKTMLMQQLAHAISRNHPSIELAVLLIDERPEEVTDMRRSIKGEVFASSSDSEGGLHVRLAQLVLEYARRKVETGKDVVVLMDSLTRLGRAFNVHQRGTGRTMSGGVDVRALEIPKRMFGAARKIEGGGSLTMIATALIQTESRMDELIFQEFKGTGNMELVLDRELADERIFPAISLNLSGTRREELLFGEENDRHQALRRSLSRMRPREAMLAVQKLLEQYPTNAMLLSKFT; encoded by the coding sequence ATGCAGCAGCATCAGCAGCAATCTCAGCCAAAGATGTCACCCTTCCCGTTCTCAGGCATCCTCGAACTGGACACGCGCGGCGGTGGAGCCGTTCGCACGCGCTCCCTGACCCTCCAGCCCCAACCGGGCGACGTGATGGTCACCGCACGGCAGGTTCGGGACAACAACCTCCGTGCGGGCTCCGTCCTCGAAGGGCTCGCACGACAGGGGCGGAACCCGAACCCGATCATGGAAGAGCTCCATACCGTGAACGGCCTCGCCCCGGGTGCGTGGGTGGCTCTCCCCGACTTCACCAGCCATGATGTGATCTCTCCCTATGAGTGGATCAAACTCGAAGGACGGGACGACTCGGTCGCAGGACGGCTTGGCGACCGGCCGATGCGCGTCGTCGACCTGTTCTGCCCCATCGGCAAGGGCCAACGCGCCCTGATCGTTTCGCCACCCAAGGCCGGCAAGACGATGCTCATGCAACAACTCGCGCATGCGATCAGCCGGAACCACCCCTCCATCGAACTCGCCGTGCTCCTCATCGACGAACGGCCGGAGGAGGTCACGGATATGCGCCGATCGATCAAAGGGGAAGTGTTCGCCAGCTCAAGCGATAGTGAAGGCGGACTGCATGTGCGCCTTGCCCAGCTTGTCCTCGAATATGCGCGCCGGAAGGTCGAAACCGGCAAGGATGTGGTGGTGCTGATGGACTCCCTGACACGCCTCGGACGGGCCTTCAACGTCCACCAGCGCGGTACCGGCCGCACCATGTCCGGTGGCGTGGATGTCCGCGCTCTGGAGATCCCCAAGCGCATGTTCGGTGCCGCCCGGAAGATCGAGGGAGGAGGATCGCTGACAATGATCGCGACCGCCCTGATCCAGACCGAATCGCGCATGGATGAACTGATCTTCCAGGAGTTCAAAGGGACCGGCAACATGGAACTGGTCCTGGACCGGGAACTGGCGGACGAGCGCATCTTTCCTGCGATCAGTCTCAATCTGTCCGGTACACGCCGTGAGGAATTGCTCTTCGGCGAAGAGAACGACCGGCACCAGGCATTGCGGAGGTCACTCTCCCGGATGCGCCCGCGCGAAGCCATGCTGGCGGTCCAGAAACTGCTCGAGCAGTACCCCACCAACGCCATGCTGCTGTCCAAGTTCACGTAA
- a CDS encoding ABC transporter permease, with amino-acid sequence MKRTSSLAQTLGPLIGLILIFALFAIGGPSSFSSLNNLETIARQTAIVGTAALGMTLIIIAGGIDLSVGSIIALVTVITAALLQAGLPPLVAASGGIATGLLCGFLNGYLVTRLKVVPFIVTLGTLLVVRGAAKGFAHEQKIDAPLTWLKELLAALPQGEGWRIVPWGVWLAIGLSFLVAGVLLYTRLGRHIIAIGSNEQTARLCGVPVDRVKLIVYSLGGAFAGVAGILQFSRLTVGDPTVASGVELDVIAAVVIGGGSLNGGEGSIAGTIVGALIMTVIRSGCAQMGLPNWVQEIVTGVIIVIAVALDRWRQRRKALGAA; translated from the coding sequence ATGAAACGCACATCTTCACTTGCCCAGACACTCGGACCGCTCATCGGACTCATTCTGATCTTCGCGCTGTTTGCGATCGGCGGGCCGTCGAGTTTCTCGTCGTTGAACAATCTTGAGACCATCGCACGGCAGACGGCGATCGTCGGGACCGCTGCGCTCGGCATGACGCTCATCATCATTGCGGGCGGCATCGACCTGTCCGTGGGATCGATCATTGCCCTCGTCACGGTCATCACCGCGGCACTGCTGCAGGCGGGGCTCCCGCCACTCGTCGCGGCGTCCGGCGGCATCGCCACCGGCCTCCTCTGCGGATTTTTGAACGGCTATCTGGTCACGCGGCTCAAGGTCGTCCCCTTCATTGTCACCCTCGGCACCCTGCTCGTCGTGCGCGGAGCGGCCAAGGGATTTGCGCACGAGCAGAAGATCGACGCCCCGCTCACATGGTTGAAAGAGCTATTGGCAGCGCTCCCGCAGGGCGAGGGCTGGCGCATCGTCCCGTGGGGAGTGTGGCTCGCGATCGGCCTCTCGTTCCTCGTGGCCGGCGTCCTGCTGTACACCCGGCTCGGCCGCCATATCATCGCCATCGGGTCGAACGAACAGACCGCACGGCTGTGCGGCGTACCCGTGGACCGGGTCAAACTGATCGTCTATTCGCTCGGCGGTGCATTCGCCGGCGTTGCGGGTATCCTGCAGTTCTCCCGGCTCACGGTGGGCGACCCGACCGTCGCCTCGGGCGTTGAACTGGATGTCATCGCTGCCGTCGTCATCGGCGGCGGAAGCCTGAATGGCGGCGAGGGTTCGATCGCCGGCACCATCGTCGGCGCACTTATCATGACCGTCATCCGCTCGGGGTGTGCCCAGATGGGCCTCCCGAATTGGGTCCAGGAAATAGTCACCGGCGTCATCATCGTGATCGCGGTCGCCCTGGACCGCTGGAGGCAGCGCCGCAAGGCGTTGGGAGCGGCGTAA
- a CDS encoding substrate-binding domain-containing protein, whose product MKLRIVLPLILLTTAVLGGCGKREGSATSGKMTIAVIPKGTTHEFWKAIHAGAAKAGQEMNVEIIWKGPMREDDREQQISVMEDFISRGVNGIVLAPLDDIALRGPVANAKAAGIPVVIIDSDLKSDDYVSFAATDNYLGGKMGALELIRLLHGKGRVVMLRVMEGGASTTNRERGFLETIVTAPGITVVSSNQYGGPTVESAYRMSENILAPLTDKSGALTIDGIFTPNESTTFGMLRALQDGGHAGKITFVGFDASPKLVEALRVGQLNAFVVQNPMGMGYIGVKTVVSHLRGEKVEKRIDTGVTLVTPENIDRPEMKDLIQPDLTRWLE is encoded by the coding sequence ATGAAGTTACGCATAGTATTGCCGCTGATCCTTCTGACCACGGCCGTGCTCGGAGGCTGCGGCAAACGCGAAGGTTCTGCGACTTCCGGCAAGATGACCATCGCCGTTATACCGAAGGGAACAACACACGAGTTCTGGAAAGCCATCCACGCCGGCGCCGCGAAGGCGGGACAGGAGATGAACGTCGAGATCATCTGGAAAGGCCCGATGCGGGAAGACGACCGGGAGCAACAGATCTCCGTGATGGAAGACTTCATCAGCCGTGGCGTCAACGGCATCGTCCTTGCACCCCTCGATGACATCGCCCTGCGCGGGCCGGTGGCCAATGCCAAAGCGGCCGGGATCCCGGTGGTGATCATCGACTCCGATCTCAAGAGCGATGACTACGTCAGCTTCGCGGCCACGGACAATTACCTCGGCGGCAAGATGGGAGCCCTGGAGCTGATCCGGCTGCTGCATGGCAAAGGCCGCGTGGTCATGCTCCGGGTGATGGAGGGCGGTGCGAGCACCACCAACCGCGAGCGCGGTTTCCTCGAGACCATTGTCACGGCACCGGGGATCACGGTGGTGAGTTCGAATCAATACGGCGGGCCCACGGTCGAGTCGGCCTACCGGATGAGCGAGAACATCCTGGCGCCGCTCACGGACAAGTCCGGCGCCCTGACGATCGACGGCATCTTCACCCCCAACGAATCCACGACCTTCGGCATGCTCCGCGCATTGCAGGATGGCGGTCACGCCGGCAAGATCACCTTCGTCGGTTTTGATGCCTCGCCGAAGCTGGTCGAAGCGCTGCGGGTCGGCCAGCTGAATGCCTTCGTGGTCCAGAACCCGATGGGCATGGGATATATCGGCGTGAAGACCGTCGTCAGCCATCTGCGCGGCGAGAAGGTCGAGAAGCGCATCGACACGGGAGTCACCCTTGTGACACCGGAGAACATTGACAGGCCTGAAATGAAAGACCTCATTCAACCGGACCTGACACGGTGGCTGGAATGA
- a CDS encoding glycoside hydrolase family 47 protein yields MRSLASVLLMLSIMLCAGVAPATAQTTFSPEEKERLAASVREEFAHAWSGYKKYAWGHDALLPLSKKGFNWYSDPLLIAQIDALDTMIMMGFKAEADSTREYILTHLSFDHDMFVKAFEINIRLLGGLLSSYQLTGDERFLKLARDLGDRLIPIFKSPSGLPYVEVNLRTGAVRGTKTNPAEIGTYLIEFGTLSRLTGEAKYYNYAKYALLNLYERRSDLGLYGDGIDCVTGEWTGTDSHISACIDSFFEYLVKGALMFEDLDCLTMWREAYVALNTYVADSTASGLWYGKVNMNTGARTATVTGALDAFYPAVLSLAGDVKQAVDMQESFFTMWKRHGLEPTEFDYTTMKAVKPAYYLNPEIMESAFYLYRATGDQRYLEMGKVFLDSLKTHCRTDAGYAELKSVITKEKMDRMETYFLAETLKYLYLLFASESAVNLDGVFFTTEAHPLRKTW; encoded by the coding sequence TGAGCATCATGCTCTGTGCCGGTGTCGCACCGGCCACGGCCCAAACCACCTTTTCCCCCGAAGAAAAGGAGCGCCTTGCCGCGAGCGTGCGGGAAGAATTCGCCCATGCCTGGAGTGGATATAAGAAGTATGCGTGGGGCCACGATGCCCTCCTCCCACTCAGCAAGAAGGGGTTCAACTGGTACAGTGACCCGCTCCTGATAGCTCAGATCGACGCGCTGGACACCATGATCATGATGGGGTTCAAGGCCGAGGCTGATTCCACCCGCGAGTACATCCTCACGCATCTGTCGTTCGACCACGACATGTTCGTGAAGGCGTTCGAGATCAATATCCGCCTGCTGGGCGGGCTCCTCTCCAGCTACCAGCTCACCGGGGATGAACGGTTCCTGAAGCTGGCGCGTGACCTCGGGGACCGGCTCATTCCGATCTTCAAATCTCCCAGCGGGTTGCCGTATGTGGAGGTCAATCTCAGGACCGGAGCTGTGCGCGGCACCAAGACGAATCCGGCAGAGATCGGGACCTATCTGATCGAGTTCGGCACACTCAGCCGCCTTACGGGCGAGGCGAAGTATTACAACTATGCCAAGTACGCCCTCCTCAATCTGTACGAGCGCCGGTCGGATCTGGGACTGTACGGTGACGGGATCGACTGTGTGACCGGCGAATGGACCGGTACGGATTCTCACATCTCCGCGTGCATCGATTCGTTCTTTGAATACCTCGTCAAAGGTGCGCTGATGTTCGAGGATCTCGATTGCCTCACGATGTGGCGCGAAGCCTATGTGGCCCTGAACACGTACGTGGCCGACTCCACCGCCTCCGGGCTGTGGTATGGCAAGGTGAACATGAACACCGGCGCGCGCACGGCAACGGTCACCGGGGCGCTGGATGCATTTTATCCGGCGGTACTGAGCCTTGCAGGCGACGTGAAGCAGGCGGTCGACATGCAGGAATCATTCTTCACCATGTGGAAACGCCACGGGCTCGAACCCACGGAATTCGACTACACCACGATGAAAGCGGTGAAACCCGCCTACTACCTGAACCCCGAGATCATGGAATCGGCATTCTATCTCTACCGGGCCACGGGAGATCAGCGGTATCTGGAAATGGGCAAGGTCTTCCTGGACAGTCTGAAGACCCATTGCCGCACTGATGCCGGCTACGCGGAGTTGAAGAGCGTGATCACGAAGGAAAAGATGGACCGGATGGAGACCTACTTCCTTGCTGAAACGCTGAAGTACCTGTACCTCCTCTTTGCATCCGAGAGCGCTGTGAACCTCGATGGCGTCTTCTTCACAACGGAGGCCCATCCCCTGAGAAAGACCTGGTAG
- a CDS encoding sugar ABC transporter ATP-binding protein, with the protein MTQATPVPRFAMRGIRKRYGATVALQGVDLAVAPGEVHALIGENGAGKSTLMKVLAGAIRPDEGEMHLDGAPFSPSTTQAAREAGVAMIYQELSLAPHLPVGDNIMLGMEPMRFGLRDRTAIRDRAHEALAMLGYGSLDTRTRVGDLPIATRQVVEIARALAVGCKILVLDEPTSSLTLADIDHLFGVLDTLRSKGHAIVYISHFLEEVKRISDKFTVLRDGQTVGSGAIADHSIDEIVNLMIGRKLEQLYPHSKRTPGEIMIHAVGIGAAPKPVNATFDLRRGEVLGLAGLVGAGRTELLRTLFGLEPVVSGEITLQVHSGWASPKDRWQQGAGMVSEDRATEGLAGSLSVASNITMNLSHDTSPFGIVRPRHIDTVAREWIDRLGIRTRGPEQEVRTLSGGNQQKVAIARLLHEKVDILLLDEPTRGIDVASKSQIYELIDRLAAGDPEHDIRPRAILLVSSYLPELLGVCDRIAVMHRGTLGPARPAHEWTEHALLLAATGQGNPA; encoded by the coding sequence ATGACGCAGGCAACACCGGTCCCCCGTTTCGCGATGCGGGGGATCCGCAAGAGGTACGGTGCCACGGTCGCACTCCAGGGAGTGGACCTCGCCGTCGCCCCGGGAGAGGTCCATGCGCTGATCGGCGAGAACGGTGCAGGCAAAAGCACGCTCATGAAGGTTCTCGCAGGTGCCATCCGACCCGACGAGGGTGAGATGCATCTGGACGGCGCGCCGTTCTCCCCGTCCACGACGCAGGCGGCACGCGAAGCCGGCGTCGCCATGATCTATCAGGAACTCTCCCTCGCGCCGCATCTTCCGGTCGGCGACAACATCATGCTCGGCATGGAGCCGATGCGTTTCGGGCTCCGCGACCGTACCGCGATCCGGGACCGTGCCCACGAGGCCCTTGCCATGCTGGGGTATGGATCGCTCGACACCCGCACACGCGTCGGCGACCTGCCGATCGCAACGCGTCAGGTCGTGGAGATCGCCCGCGCCCTCGCGGTGGGCTGCAAGATCCTCGTGCTGGATGAACCCACAAGCAGCCTGACGCTTGCCGACATCGATCACCTGTTCGGCGTGCTGGACACCCTCCGGAGCAAAGGCCACGCGATCGTCTACATCTCGCATTTCCTCGAAGAGGTAAAACGGATCTCGGACAAGTTCACGGTCCTTCGCGATGGACAGACGGTCGGCTCCGGCGCGATCGCGGACCACAGCATCGACGAGATCGTCAACCTCATGATCGGGCGCAAACTCGAACAGCTCTATCCGCACTCGAAGCGCACACCGGGCGAGATCATGATCCACGCCGTCGGGATCGGCGCTGCACCGAAACCCGTGAACGCCACCTTCGATCTGCGCCGCGGCGAGGTCCTCGGGCTCGCCGGACTCGTCGGAGCCGGACGCACGGAGTTGCTCCGCACCCTGTTCGGACTCGAACCGGTCGTGAGCGGCGAGATCACCCTCCAGGTGCATAGCGGATGGGCCTCGCCGAAGGACCGCTGGCAGCAGGGCGCCGGAATGGTGAGCGAGGACCGGGCCACGGAAGGGCTTGCCGGATCGCTGAGCGTCGCCAGCAATATCACCATGAACCTCTCGCACGATACCAGTCCGTTCGGCATCGTGCGCCCGCGGCACATCGATACGGTCGCACGGGAGTGGATCGACCGCCTTGGCATCCGCACACGCGGACCCGAGCAGGAGGTCCGCACACTGTCCGGCGGCAATCAGCAGAAGGTCGCGATCGCCCGGCTGCTCCATGAGAAGGTGGATATCCTCCTGCTCGACGAGCCGACACGTGGCATCGATGTCGCAAGTAAATCACAGATCTACGAACTGATCGACCGTCTGGCCGCGGGCGACCCGGAGCACGATATCCGGCCCAGGGCCATCCTGCTGGTCAGCAGCTACCTGCCGGAATTGCTCGGCGTGTGCGACCGTATCGCCGTGATGCACCGCGGTACGCTCGGGCCCGCCCGCCCGGCGCACGAATGGACAGAACACGCGCTCTTGCTCGCAGCGACAGGACAAGGTAATCCCGCATGA